Proteins from a single region of Bdellovibrio bacteriovorus HD100:
- a CDS encoding alkane 1-monooxygenase has product MKAFLFYSRYSLAYLFALLALLGAALGGAWTFLGVIGLFVIHPIWDHILRTKHIPEVRPKSRLPEALLIFALPFMSVFLFTGVIHSLDATALELTGLILSFGAITGVLAINTAHELAHRREKTMRGLGVGLLLLANFAHYAIEHVYGHHKNVATPEDPATARKNEWIYTYHFRSFFGGLWDAFKLENKRLNNKPLWHRVRHRIVWYLLLQVLMCLAVFGLYGNAALVFWLGQGVVGVLLLQTADYIEHYGLVRTKKEDGFYEGTKAPHSWDSYQAVTNYTLINLGYHSHHHLKATLPFTELQEQPGALKLPHGYSAMALLAFASPLYFKKMNPLISLHQK; this is encoded by the coding sequence ATGAAGGCTTTTTTATTTTATTCCCGCTACAGTCTTGCTTATCTCTTTGCCCTGCTGGCATTGCTTGGGGCTGCCTTGGGTGGCGCGTGGACTTTCCTGGGAGTCATCGGTCTTTTTGTTATCCACCCGATCTGGGATCATATCTTACGCACAAAACACATCCCCGAAGTTCGCCCCAAAAGCCGCCTGCCTGAGGCCTTGTTGATTTTTGCACTTCCGTTCATGTCTGTGTTTCTGTTTACCGGAGTAATTCATTCTCTGGATGCCACAGCCTTGGAACTGACCGGGCTGATTCTTTCTTTCGGTGCCATCACCGGAGTGCTTGCCATCAACACCGCCCACGAACTTGCCCACCGTCGTGAAAAAACCATGCGCGGCCTTGGTGTGGGACTGCTGCTGCTGGCGAATTTCGCTCACTACGCCATCGAGCATGTGTATGGCCATCACAAGAATGTCGCAACTCCGGAAGATCCCGCCACCGCCCGCAAAAATGAATGGATTTACACCTATCACTTCCGCTCTTTCTTTGGGGGTCTTTGGGACGCCTTCAAGCTTGAAAACAAACGTCTGAACAACAAGCCCCTGTGGCACCGGGTTCGCCACCGTATTGTGTGGTATCTGCTTTTACAGGTATTGATGTGTCTTGCAGTATTTGGCCTTTACGGAAATGCGGCCCTTGTCTTCTGGCTGGGACAGGGGGTTGTGGGAGTGCTTCTGCTTCAGACTGCGGACTATATCGAGCACTATGGTTTGGTGCGCACCAAAAAAGAAGACGGCTTTTATGAAGGCACCAAAGCCCCGCATTCATGGGACAGCTATCAGGCCGTCACAAACTACACTCTGATCAATCTGGGGTACCATTCGCATCATCATCTGAAAGCAACCCTGCCGTTCACCGAACTGCAAGAGCAACCGGGAGCACTGAAACTTCCCCATGGTTATTCAGCCATGGCACTGCTGGCTTTTGCGTCGCCTTTGTATTTTAAGAAAATGAATCCGCTGATTTCTCTACATCAGAAATAA
- a CDS encoding glycerophosphodiester phosphodiesterase, translated as MIVLLVGLAVAVSLLYRHRTWKAQAWPMEGVRPPAWQAHRGFWKAGAQENSYSSFVKAREMGFQMFELDVRLSQDEVPVVFHDGDLKRIAGKDLRVSEVTAADLKKWAGACTLEEVLASKEIPDSINIEIKSNTVFDSRLEKHVAGLVQKYQREKSVMFSSFNPISIWRLSHLLPQVPRALLATGESDPENKIYLKKLWLAPYIGVNALNLDYRFITPKEVRAYKERGIPVALWTVNDPDRGKAYLQAGAISIISDVEKSADSFS; from the coding sequence ATGATCGTTTTGCTGGTGGGGCTGGCCGTCGCAGTTTCTTTGCTGTATCGCCATAGAACCTGGAAGGCGCAAGCCTGGCCGATGGAAGGGGTAAGACCTCCGGCTTGGCAGGCTCATCGTGGATTCTGGAAAGCCGGGGCTCAGGAAAATTCCTATTCTTCTTTTGTGAAGGCCCGGGAAATGGGTTTTCAGATGTTTGAACTGGATGTGCGTTTGTCCCAGGATGAAGTGCCGGTGGTGTTTCATGATGGGGATCTGAAGCGTATTGCCGGAAAGGATCTGCGCGTGTCCGAGGTGACGGCGGCGGATCTGAAAAAATGGGCGGGGGCCTGCACTTTGGAAGAAGTGCTGGCGTCCAAAGAAATTCCGGATTCCATCAATATTGAAATCAAGAGCAACACTGTATTTGATTCGCGTCTGGAAAAGCACGTGGCAGGACTGGTGCAAAAGTATCAGCGCGAAAAGAGTGTGATGTTTTCAAGTTTCAATCCCATCTCAATTTGGCGCTTAAGTCACCTTTTGCCGCAAGTGCCACGGGCGCTGCTGGCGACGGGGGAAAGTGATCCGGAAAATAAAATCTACCTTAAAAAGCTTTGGCTGGCTCCGTATATCGGGGTGAACGCTTTGAATTTGGATTATCGCTTCATCACGCCGAAAGAAGTGCGCGCCTATAAAGAGCGCGGCATTCCGGTGGCATTATGGACGGTGAATGATCCGGATCGCGGCAAAGCTTATCTGCAGGCTGGTGCCATCAGCATTATTTCTGATGTAGAGAAATCAGCGGATTCATTTTCTTAA
- a CDS encoding AsmA family protein — protein sequence MTILLTGLILAFLLGYTTKSLLSPSRLAARIEKAASHIHKDVKVSFGSAYVSLSNGILPRFAVIITNVRMESAQTCWASPVMEIDELRLPLSFLNLIQGKAPVRVVEANSVNLILREDFKNCDPTDPEQIPASRPRPAVMLSPSEQSQKYRNDVRGVSVGTLKITSAKHPQYSTELMNFAVKVKSFEPKVIEVTAKTHLMKDSQVGDYLSHANLYLQYKESPEAAVQAHFFGNWREGHYSVIANYTLGDQLLAVETDLKHIPLSQILAILQKYQLASRDLNGRQVWMSSKARMVGPVDEIRTLPLEIRDLRMEGDLGEMHVEKINISSIEPLKYEPIQIDVKKLDIEKLLVLLNRSKQTSILGHLGSFTGRAEVVSDQKMRMSGEHAGLEFVFSNKGQRELQVIESMVGDIALDQDQWSFQIKRVEPRGGVFVGDLSLRADRDFKTVAVKTHIDELQLALPVQKLMTNGGEIGLMSLDGDLRFGEGKVQSLKGLLRLNSMDVEGVALGKTRASFDWSKGEVLLNAQVQSMKVSPNSPTAEVLRPVTLNSWWHEGVLNLTGLTGQLGAKSSKEFSWKGFQAQASRTGKLSTEGSWDEGARLKGHVQVKDGRIQRRWQIQGTRELPQFVEEKARR from the coding sequence ATGACCATTCTTCTGACGGGTCTGATTCTGGCGTTTCTTCTTGGTTACACCACGAAATCCCTGCTGTCGCCATCAAGGCTGGCAGCACGAATTGAAAAAGCCGCAAGTCACATTCATAAGGACGTCAAAGTCAGCTTTGGTTCTGCCTATGTCAGTCTGAGCAACGGCATTCTGCCGCGCTTTGCAGTGATCATCACCAATGTGCGCATGGAATCTGCGCAGACCTGCTGGGCATCGCCGGTGATGGAAATTGATGAACTTCGTCTGCCATTGTCTTTCCTGAATCTGATTCAGGGCAAGGCCCCGGTGCGTGTGGTGGAAGCCAACAGTGTGAATCTGATCTTGCGCGAGGACTTCAAAAACTGTGACCCTACGGACCCCGAGCAGATCCCGGCCAGTCGTCCAAGACCGGCGGTGATGCTGTCGCCATCAGAACAAAGTCAAAAATACCGCAACGATGTCCGTGGCGTTTCTGTGGGCACGCTGAAGATCACTTCCGCCAAACATCCACAGTATTCCACCGAGCTGATGAACTTTGCGGTGAAGGTGAAATCCTTTGAGCCGAAAGTCATTGAAGTCACTGCCAAAACCCACTTGATGAAAGACAGTCAGGTCGGGGACTATCTGTCGCATGCAAATCTTTATTTGCAATACAAGGAGTCCCCGGAAGCCGCCGTGCAGGCGCATTTCTTTGGGAACTGGCGTGAAGGGCACTACAGTGTGATTGCCAACTACACCCTGGGCGATCAGTTGCTGGCGGTTGAAACTGATTTGAAGCACATTCCGCTCAGTCAGATTCTGGCGATTCTGCAAAAGTATCAGCTGGCGTCGCGGGATCTTAATGGTCGTCAGGTGTGGATGTCCTCCAAGGCGCGCATGGTGGGTCCGGTGGATGAAATCCGCACTCTGCCCCTGGAGATCCGCGACCTGCGCATGGAAGGTGATCTGGGAGAGATGCATGTTGAAAAAATCAACATCAGCTCCATCGAGCCCCTGAAGTATGAGCCTATTCAAATCGATGTGAAAAAACTGGATATCGAAAAATTGCTGGTGCTTTTGAATCGCTCCAAACAAACCAGCATATTGGGCCATCTGGGCAGCTTCACGGGACGTGCGGAAGTGGTCTCGGACCAGAAAATGCGCATGAGTGGTGAACACGCGGGTCTTGAGTTTGTTTTTTCCAACAAAGGCCAGCGTGAGCTGCAGGTGATTGAAAGCATGGTCGGAGACATTGCCCTGGATCAGGATCAGTGGAGCTTTCAGATTAAACGTGTAGAGCCCCGTGGCGGCGTCTTTGTCGGGGATTTGAGTCTGCGCGCAGATCGTGATTTTAAGACTGTGGCGGTGAAAACCCATATCGATGAATTGCAGCTGGCACTGCCGGTGCAAAAATTGATGACCAACGGTGGTGAGATCGGGTTGATGAGTCTGGATGGTGATCTGCGCTTTGGTGAAGGCAAGGTGCAGTCCTTGAAAGGGTTGCTGCGTTTGAATTCCATGGATGTGGAAGGTGTGGCCTTGGGGAAAACTCGGGCTTCCTTTGACTGGAGCAAGGGGGAGGTTCTGCTGAACGCCCAGGTGCAGTCAATGAAGGTGTCTCCAAATTCACCGACGGCCGAAGTGTTGCGCCCGGTGACTTTGAATTCGTGGTGGCATGAAGGAGTTCTGAATCTGACAGGTCTGACCGGGCAGCTTGGGGCGAAAAGCTCTAAAGAATTTTCCTGGAAGGGATTCCAGGCCCAGGCTTCACGCACGGGCAAACTGAGTACGGAAGGTTCCTGGGATGAAGGGGCCCGCCTGAAAGGGCATGTGCAGGTGAAAGATGGCAGAATCCAGCGGCGCTGGCAGATTCAAGGCACGCGTGAACTTCCGCAGTTTGTGGAAGAAAAGGCGCGGCGTTAA
- the greA gene encoding transcription elongation factor GreA yields the protein MAIATPDKLPMTIRGKALLDAELKKLLLEERPSVILAIEEARAQGDISENAEYEAAKERQAMIEGRIAEIQGKLAGADVIDTAQIKADRIVFGAFVKIVDTESEETFQYQIVGVDEADVKKGMISILSPLARALIGKKDSDTVTVQSPKGDKEFEIISFEYK from the coding sequence ATGGCTATTGCTACACCTGATAAACTTCCTATGACCATCCGCGGAAAAGCGCTGCTGGATGCAGAGTTGAAAAAGCTTCTGTTGGAAGAAAGACCGTCCGTGATTCTGGCGATCGAAGAAGCTCGCGCACAAGGCGATATCTCTGAGAATGCCGAATATGAGGCCGCTAAAGAGCGCCAGGCTATGATCGAAGGTCGTATTGCTGAAATTCAGGGCAAATTGGCTGGTGCTGATGTTATCGATACAGCGCAAATCAAAGCGGATCGTATTGTTTTCGGTGCGTTTGTGAAGATCGTAGACACTGAGTCCGAAGAAACCTTCCAATACCAGATCGTGGGTGTGGATGAAGCGGACGTGAAAAAGGGCATGATTTCCATCCTGTCTCCTTTGGCGCGCGCGCTGATCGGTAAAAAAGACTCTGACACCGTAACGGTGCAAAGTCCTAAAGGCGATAAAGAGTTTGAAATCATCTCCTTCGAGTATAAGTAA
- a CDS encoding (2Fe-2S)-binding protein, whose translation MGAKKKTEIICRCNNVSRETIEQAIKNGATTLNDIFDTTSAGVGPCGGSCRRKLGPLLDYYLKNGTFPDKITEDLSGKAPAPQKKDT comes from the coding sequence ATGGGCGCCAAGAAAAAGACTGAAATCATCTGCCGTTGCAATAACGTGAGTCGTGAGACCATCGAGCAGGCCATTAAAAACGGCGCCACCACCCTGAACGACATCTTTGACACAACCTCAGCCGGGGTTGGCCCCTGCGGGGGCTCTTGCCGCCGCAAACTGGGACCTCTTTTGGACTATTACCTGAAAAACGGGACCTTCCCCGACAAGATCACTGAAGACCTCAGCGGAAAAGCTCCGGCGCCCCAAAAAAAGGACACTTAG
- a CDS encoding (2Fe-2S)-binding protein, with protein MKIKVELEGRDFIEVQCQGDNAQAPGAVEKVSIMGCSQFMDMMQTMRKNFGADLKKWPVPEGQDHSSLLLREMILRLRGEWAFPYCEEELCHCRSVSVHTVDQAIIAGAHSTDVVSRQTNASTNCGTCRPEVQKIIDFRLGKKTA; from the coding sequence ATGAAGATCAAAGTAGAGCTCGAGGGCCGTGATTTTATTGAAGTGCAATGCCAGGGGGATAATGCCCAGGCACCCGGAGCGGTTGAAAAGGTTTCGATCATGGGTTGTTCCCAATTTATGGATATGATGCAGACTATGCGCAAAAACTTTGGGGCGGACCTGAAGAAGTGGCCGGTGCCGGAAGGGCAGGATCATTCCAGTTTGTTGTTGCGTGAAATGATTTTGCGTCTGCGTGGCGAGTGGGCTTTCCCGTATTGCGAGGAAGAGCTTTGTCACTGCCGTTCTGTTTCTGTGCACACCGTGGATCAGGCCATCATAGCGGGCGCACATTCCACGGACGTGGTCAGTCGTCAGACCAATGCCAGCACCAACTGCGGGACCTGTCGTCCCGAGGTTCAAAAAATCATCGATTTCAGATTGGGTAAAAAGACCGCCTAA
- the gloB gene encoding hydroxyacylglutathione hydrolase → MAKKEHVELVPIFDDNYVFILTDDATQKAVAVDPGDAGPVIDFLRANKLDLAAILLTHHHSDHIGGVGELKAAFDCPVYAPQKNQKQIPVADQWLKEGDSVTCGPWDFTVMELPGHTLGHIAYWNQKHKWLFSGDVIFGLGCGRLFEGTFEQGYESLQRIKKLPPQTLIYCTHEYTKSNLEFCRILTNQDNTPITGDSEALELYANELSNRRELNLPSVPLKLSIEESVNPFLLARDVEQFRYLRELRNRQ, encoded by the coding sequence ATGGCAAAAAAAGAACATGTCGAGCTGGTTCCCATCTTTGATGACAACTACGTCTTTATCCTGACTGATGATGCCACCCAAAAAGCTGTGGCAGTGGATCCGGGTGATGCGGGCCCGGTCATTGACTTCTTGCGCGCAAATAAGCTCGACCTTGCCGCAATTTTACTGACTCACCATCACTCCGATCACATTGGCGGAGTGGGTGAGCTGAAGGCCGCCTTCGATTGCCCCGTGTATGCCCCCCAAAAAAACCAGAAACAGATCCCCGTGGCGGATCAATGGCTGAAAGAGGGTGATTCAGTCACTTGCGGCCCGTGGGACTTCACCGTTATGGAACTTCCCGGTCACACACTGGGACACATTGCTTACTGGAATCAAAAACACAAATGGCTTTTTTCAGGTGATGTGATCTTTGGACTGGGCTGCGGAAGACTGTTTGAAGGGACCTTTGAGCAGGGTTATGAAAGCCTTCAGCGCATCAAAAAGCTGCCACCACAGACGCTGATCTATTGCACTCATGAATACACTAAAAGCAATCTGGAGTTCTGCCGTATTCTGACGAATCAGGACAACACGCCCATCACCGGAGATTCAGAGGCATTGGAGCTTTATGCCAACGAACTTTCCAATCGCCGGGAACTGAACCTGCCCAGCGTTCCGTTGAAGCTTTCCATCGAGGAAAGCGTCAATCCGTTTTTGCTGGCCCGGGACGTGGAGCAGTTCCGCTATCTGCGTGAACTGCGCAACCGTCAGTGA
- a CDS encoding TIGR01777 family oxidoreductase, translating to MRILITGATGLIGRELGKVLAEKGHDLYVVSRDQAKARELLPFPCEIIEGDLNAGPLHDSRLAKVEAVINLMGESIAGERWTEDKKKRIYQSRVIGTRHLVQSLPEDLKCFVTSSAMGIYGDQKDTSLTEYASHGDDFLANLCKEWESEAAKAPGRSVFVRTGIVLARQGGALDQMLFPFRSGVGGILGDGKQWMSWIHLKDIVGLYVFALEHHEVEGALNGGAPHPVTNREFSETLVQSLGTRLGPAVPLFALNILFGELAKSLVASVRMQPEKALSLGYKFHYENLLEALSEICLPFKMGEEIFVAEQFVPAPPEKLFPFFKDAHNLERITPPTLNFLIEKMSTPEIGQGTLIDYRLKIHGVPAKWKTEIDEWQPPFKFVDNQLKGPYRLWHHTHEFRPFCGGTLLVDRVRYRMPMGFLGWLVSNRFVRKDVENIFAFRRRYIANMGTLPTKTD from the coding sequence ATGCGAATTCTGATTACGGGTGCGACCGGATTGATTGGGCGGGAGTTGGGAAAGGTTTTGGCTGAAAAAGGTCATGATCTATATGTTGTCAGTCGCGATCAAGCCAAGGCCCGCGAACTGCTGCCATTTCCCTGTGAGATCATAGAGGGGGACCTGAATGCCGGTCCTCTGCATGACTCCCGTCTGGCCAAAGTTGAGGCTGTCATCAACCTGATGGGTGAATCCATCGCCGGTGAACGCTGGACAGAGGATAAGAAAAAACGCATTTACCAGTCCCGTGTGATCGGAACGCGCCATTTGGTGCAAAGTCTTCCAGAAGATTTAAAGTGTTTTGTTACCTCCTCTGCCATGGGGATCTACGGGGATCAGAAAGACACAAGTCTGACCGAGTATGCTTCGCATGGAGATGATTTCCTGGCAAATCTTTGCAAAGAGTGGGAGTCCGAAGCCGCCAAAGCTCCGGGGCGCTCGGTTTTTGTGCGTACGGGGATTGTGCTGGCAAGACAAGGCGGGGCTCTGGATCAGATGCTGTTCCCGTTCCGCAGCGGTGTTGGTGGAATCCTGGGGGACGGCAAACAATGGATGAGCTGGATTCATCTGAAAGACATTGTCGGACTGTATGTTTTTGCGTTGGAACATCATGAAGTTGAAGGCGCCTTGAATGGCGGGGCCCCGCATCCGGTGACCAATCGCGAGTTTTCAGAAACACTGGTGCAGTCCCTGGGGACTCGTTTGGGGCCGGCCGTGCCGCTGTTTGCCTTGAATATTTTGTTCGGAGAGCTGGCTAAATCCTTGGTGGCTTCGGTGCGTATGCAGCCGGAAAAGGCGCTCAGTCTGGGGTACAAGTTCCACTATGAAAATCTTTTGGAAGCTCTGAGTGAAATTTGTCTGCCATTTAAAATGGGGGAAGAGATCTTCGTTGCCGAGCAGTTTGTGCCGGCTCCGCCGGAAAAACTTTTTCCGTTTTTCAAAGACGCCCACAATCTGGAGCGCATCACACCACCAACCCTGAATTTTCTGATCGAGAAAATGTCGACGCCGGAAATCGGTCAGGGCACGCTGATTGACTATCGTCTGAAAATTCATGGCGTTCCGGCCAAATGGAAAACCGAGATCGACGAATGGCAGCCGCCTTTTAAGTTCGTCGACAATCAGTTGAAAGGTCCGTACCGGCTGTGGCATCACACACATGAATTCCGTCCGTTCTGTGGCGGGACCTTGCTGGTGGACCGGGTTCGTTACCGCATGCCGATGGGCTTTTTGGGATGGCTGGTTTCAAACCGTTTTGTCAGAAAGGATGTTGAAAACATCTTTGCGTTCCGCCGCCGCTATATCGCCAATATGGGAACGCTGCCCACGAAGACCGACTGA
- a CDS encoding cryptochrome/photolyase family protein produces the protein MSKVTLFWFRRDLRLDDNAGLYHALKERSAVLPLFIFDSEILENLDDPADARVTFIYEQIQDMKQQLNAKKSDLIVRHGKPLEVLKTLSDEMAVEAIYANHDYEPAARKRDEKVAAWAAKAGIEFLTFKDQCLFEKDEILTDARKPYTVYTPYRNKVLANLSEFYLKSYPNDLYESSYAKVKKAEPLLTLKSLGFERSNIEFPPMDLSTKMLKTYHATRDFPADEKGTSHLGLHLRFGTLSVRELAREAKKYSPVWLSELIWRDFFMQILWHFPQVENQSFRPEYDKIAWRKSKADFQKWCEGRTGYPLVDAGMRELNATGYMHNRVRMVVASFLCKHLLIHWYEGERYFAKKLLDYDLSANNGNWQWAAGSGCDAAPYFRIFNPQTQFEKFDPDGKYVQKWVPEYGTDEYPQPMVDHNEARGRCLQAFTKVLKK, from the coding sequence ATGTCAAAAGTCACACTTTTTTGGTTCCGCCGCGATCTCCGTCTAGATGACAACGCGGGGCTGTATCATGCTCTGAAAGAACGCTCTGCGGTGTTACCGCTGTTTATCTTTGATTCTGAGATCCTGGAGAATCTCGACGACCCGGCGGATGCGCGGGTGACATTCATTTATGAGCAGATTCAGGACATGAAACAGCAATTGAACGCCAAAAAATCAGATTTGATTGTGCGCCATGGAAAGCCGTTGGAGGTTCTTAAGACCCTGTCGGATGAAATGGCAGTCGAGGCCATTTACGCCAATCATGACTATGAGCCTGCTGCCCGCAAACGTGATGAAAAGGTCGCCGCTTGGGCGGCTAAAGCCGGCATTGAGTTTCTGACTTTCAAGGATCAGTGTTTGTTTGAAAAAGATGAGATTCTGACGGATGCCCGCAAGCCTTACACGGTGTACACACCCTACAGAAACAAAGTGCTGGCCAACCTGTCAGAGTTTTATCTGAAGTCCTATCCCAATGATCTGTATGAAAGCAGTTATGCCAAGGTCAAAAAAGCAGAACCGCTGCTGACACTGAAAAGCCTTGGCTTTGAGCGCAGTAATATCGAGTTCCCGCCCATGGATCTTTCCACCAAGATGCTGAAGACCTATCACGCCACGCGGGATTTTCCGGCCGACGAAAAGGGCACCTCGCACCTGGGGCTGCACTTGCGTTTTGGAACGTTGAGCGTGCGGGAGCTTGCGCGTGAGGCGAAAAAGTATTCCCCTGTATGGTTGAGTGAGCTGATTTGGCGTGATTTCTTTATGCAGATACTTTGGCATTTTCCGCAGGTGGAAAATCAAAGTTTCCGGCCTGAGTACGACAAGATCGCCTGGCGCAAGTCCAAGGCCGACTTTCAAAAGTGGTGCGAAGGGCGCACCGGCTATCCCCTGGTGGATGCGGGAATGCGTGAGCTGAATGCCACTGGTTATATGCACAACCGGGTGCGTATGGTGGTGGCAAGCTTCCTGTGCAAGCATTTGTTGATTCACTGGTATGAAGGGGAGCGGTACTTTGCCAAAAAACTTTTGGACTATGATCTTTCAGCCAACAATGGCAACTGGCAGTGGGCGGCGGGGTCGGGCTGTGATGCGGCTCCGTACTTTAGAATCTTCAACCCGCAAACCCAGTTTGAGAAGTTTGATCCTGATGGCAAGTATGTGCAAAAATGGGTTCCAGAATATGGAACGGATGAATATCCGCAGCCGATGGTGGATCACAACGAAGCCCGAGGGCGCTGTTTGCAGGCCTTCACCAAAGTTCTGAAAAAGTAG
- a CDS encoding ABC1 kinase family protein: MDEKKSAKKHTKKIEKIKSSVFSRSLSLAKLTIQAGASIAQHGVTTALKSKESKEETWKQLLQSQAQNISAELGELKGSLMKAGQMLSMYGEHFLPPEANELLKSLQHDSPPLSWEAIEPTLKKQLPPEKLALLEIEKEALASASMGQVHRARIKATGESIVLKIQYPNVDRAIDSDLRAIKTLLGTLKLLPKDFNMDPVFAEVREMLVQETDYELEARLTEDFHNRLAGDNRFVVPKVIREFSGPRILATTFERGLRADDSLIQSLPQERRNRLALNFLDLYFKEIFEWGVVQTDPHAGNYRIRIDPQGRDQLVLFDFGATRSYDLDFLAPYRRMVKGSLLNDRDLFMKAAMDLKFVHDNDDPVLKQVFEEFCFETVEPFIEYTDPRNNQGQIAADGTYDWKNTTLPQRLSRKVFQIIRGFHFRTPPREIIFLDRKTGGVFIFLAVLRAKVRGRDLLLKYIERIS, from the coding sequence ATGGATGAAAAAAAGTCTGCCAAAAAACATACAAAAAAGATTGAGAAGATCAAATCCTCGGTCTTTTCACGCAGCCTTTCTTTGGCCAAACTGACCATCCAGGCCGGAGCCTCCATCGCCCAGCACGGGGTCACCACCGCCTTAAAATCCAAAGAATCCAAAGAAGAAACCTGGAAGCAGCTTTTGCAAAGCCAGGCTCAAAACATCAGTGCCGAGCTGGGCGAACTCAAGGGCAGCCTGATGAAGGCCGGGCAGATGCTTTCCATGTATGGCGAACACTTTCTGCCGCCGGAAGCCAATGAACTGCTGAAATCCCTGCAGCATGACTCCCCACCCCTTTCATGGGAGGCCATCGAGCCGACCTTAAAAAAACAATTGCCCCCGGAAAAGCTGGCCCTTCTGGAGATAGAGAAAGAAGCCCTGGCTTCGGCTTCCATGGGCCAGGTTCACCGTGCACGCATCAAAGCCACCGGCGAAAGCATTGTGCTTAAAATCCAGTACCCGAATGTGGATCGTGCTATCGACAGCGATCTTCGGGCGATCAAGACACTTCTGGGGACCTTGAAGCTTCTGCCAAAGGACTTTAACATGGATCCGGTTTTTGCCGAGGTCCGTGAAATGCTGGTTCAGGAAACCGACTACGAACTGGAAGCCCGCCTGACTGAAGACTTTCACAACCGCCTTGCTGGCGACAACCGCTTTGTCGTTCCGAAAGTCATTCGTGAGTTTTCAGGCCCCCGCATTCTGGCCACCACCTTTGAACGGGGCCTGCGCGCCGATGATTCCCTGATCCAAAGCCTGCCACAGGAAAGACGCAATCGCCTGGCTCTGAATTTTCTGGATCTTTATTTCAAAGAGATCTTTGAATGGGGTGTGGTTCAGACCGATCCTCATGCCGGCAATTACCGCATCCGCATTGATCCCCAGGGACGGGACCAGTTGGTACTTTTTGATTTCGGCGCAACCCGTTCCTATGATCTGGATTTCCTGGCTCCGTACCGGCGCATGGTCAAAGGTTCTCTTTTGAATGACCGGGATCTTTTCATGAAGGCCGCCATGGACTTAAAATTTGTCCATGACAATGATGACCCCGTACTGAAGCAGGTCTTTGAAGAATTCTGCTTTGAAACGGTCGAACCCTTCATCGAGTACACCGACCCCCGTAACAACCAGGGCCAGATCGCCGCTGACGGAACTTACGACTGGAAAAACACAACATTGCCCCAGCGACTTTCCCGAAAAGTGTTTCAGATCATCCGGGGCTTCCACTTTCGCACACCACCACGCGAAATCATCTTCCTGGATCGTAAGACCGGCGGGGTGTTTATCTTCCTGGCGGTTCTGCGCGCCAAAGTGCGTGGGCGTGATTTGCTTCTTAAGTACATTGAAAGGATCTCTTAG
- a CDS encoding TlpA family protein disulfide reductase yields MRFLAAFFVFIMASSGLAKEMPSTAVFKRLPTVTLGKSDIKTLKDLQGKVVLVDFWASWCEPCKAALPHYNSLYKKYRSQGLVVIGVNEDEDLAERDAFLKTVKLDFPLFHDQGRLVLEDFKVLALPTLYVFDKKLKPVVFYRGYDEKNSQALEKKIQELLKQ; encoded by the coding sequence ATGAGATTTCTGGCGGCGTTTTTTGTTTTCATTATGGCCAGTTCTGGCTTGGCCAAAGAAATGCCCTCGACGGCTGTTTTCAAACGCCTGCCGACGGTGACTTTGGGAAAAAGCGATATCAAAACGCTGAAGGATCTTCAGGGCAAAGTCGTTCTGGTGGATTTCTGGGCTTCCTGGTGTGAGCCCTGCAAGGCGGCCCTGCCCCACTATAACAGTCTGTACAAGAAATACCGCAGCCAGGGACTGGTCGTCATCGGCGTGAACGAGGACGAGGACCTTGCCGAGCGTGACGCCTTTCTTAAAACCGTGAAACTGGATTTTCCGCTGTTTCACGATCAGGGGCGACTGGTGCTGGAGGACTTCAAAGTCCTGGCTCTTCCGACGCTTTATGTATTTGATAAAAAGCTAAAGCCTGTGGTTTTTTATCGTGGTTACGATGAAAAAAACTCACAGGCTTTGGAAAAGAAAATTCAGGAACTTTTAAAACAGTGA